One Dioscorea cayenensis subsp. rotundata cultivar TDr96_F1 chromosome 15, TDr96_F1_v2_PseudoChromosome.rev07_lg8_w22 25.fasta, whole genome shotgun sequence genomic region harbors:
- the LOC120276880 gene encoding uncharacterized protein LOC120276880, whose amino-acid sequence MDKLLEFGRRAMFLVRVLSGYEERRIRSYRLQLQKQIEQSQARKMELRKIPEQAILSEVRRMVEEMQALNRKLEETEAAIEDYFKPIDKNAEIIMNMQIEKEEKQMQEMLKTMQEQAMIQKEMAEKKNTISKSNQAPEIASTPSNLEKSN is encoded by the exons ATGGATAAATTGTTGGAGTTTGGAAGAAGAGCTATGTTCTTGGTTAGGGTTCTATCAGGATACGAAGAACGAAGGATTAGGTCTTATCGATTGCAGCTCCAGAAACAAATTGAACAG TCACAAGCAAGGAAAATGGAACTGAGAAAGATACCTGAACAGGCTATTCTCTCGGAAGTTCGTCGTATGGTTGAGGAGATGCAAGCTCTCAACCGCAAACTGGAAGAAACG GAAGCTGCCATCGAAGATTACTTCAAACCAATTGACAAGAATGCGGAGATCATAATGAACATGCAAATCGAGAAAGAGGAGAAACAAATGCAGGAGATGCTCAAGACAATGCAAGAACAAGCCATGATACAGAAAGAAATGgcagagaaaaaaaatactatctCTAAAAGCAACCAAGCTCCAGAAATTGCATCCACTCCTTCAAACTTGGAAAAGAGCAATTGA